A single window of Dendropsophus ebraccatus isolate aDenEbr1 chromosome 5, aDenEbr1.pat, whole genome shotgun sequence DNA harbors:
- the FAM167B gene encoding protein FAM167B has protein sequence MSFSPVIFNELCEDEESDTAPDLESVKALAARLKLQTRRPSYQEWTQRVQARPWTKNRGVVQEKVSSNQDQSTTKNSICGFSSIDEALQWIRKELQEMQASDHLLARQLMLLRSRISQFKIEQTCERHKEMLDDATFDLEDCDEDSDLLCNIPPRAAFSLSTPLKHIGVTRMNINSRRFSLC, from the exons ATGTCTTTTAGCCCAGTTATATTCAATGAGCTGTGTGAAGATGAGGAGAGTGATACAGCTCCTGATTTAGAGTCCGTTAAAGCCCTGGCAGCCAGACTGAAGCTTCAGACCCGTCGACCTTCATACCAGGAATGGACACAACGAGTACAAGCCCGACCTTGGACAAAAAATCGAGGTGTTGTCCAAGAGAAAGTATCTTCCAATCAAGACCAAAGCACCACGAAAAACAGTATATGTGGGTTCAGCTCCATAGATGAAGCTTTacaatggattagaaaagaactg CAGGAGATGCAGGCATCAGACCATCTGCTGGCCCGACAACTTATGCTATTACGATCCCGAATTTCACAGTTTAAAATAGAGCAGACCTGCGAGAGGCATAAGGAGATGCTAGACGATGCTACTTTCGACCTTGAGGATTGTGATGAAGACTCTGATCTGCTCTGCAACATCCCACCACGAGCCGCCTTCTCTCTTTCGACTCCACTAAAACACATTGGTGTCACACGCATGAATATAAACTCTCGAAGATTTTCACTCTGCTAA